The genomic region ctcgaaggatatcgaaggatatcattcgaggtatgtgagtatctttcgaagactgtctgatcgaaggatgatgtttcgaccagtcagtctgatccttcgacctgcagtgtttgttttggtataaataccaacactttgtcatttgcaacacaagagtgagagcacaagtgtgtgctagagagagaatggaggtctgagacctcaccgggagaaatcaccacttggtttctccccggatgtatacttctttggtattagttcggttgtcatgtaaccgggccgacttgtaatgtttactaccggattaatacaaagtttgttatgtttatcctctcttatctcttccatctttgaacattatcatgaaaatcacggtttcggtcccgaaaccggacctacaattggtatcagagccatggtgcccgatttagtaaaactaaccgtttactaagtcacatgtgctctagatctgtgatttttgtgggtttttgttcaagatgtaaaaaggtGACAAtgagaaaaacccagatctggacccggatatccagatctgtgctaaaccgggtgttgggttttatgtttttctctaaaatactcaagttttcttcatcaaaacaaCGTGTACAAGTGTTTTCGTCGGATCTGCAGATGAACAGTCCTCCGTGTTCATGATGTTCTTGACAGCTTCAAGTCTCGAAAGATGTTGGTTGTCCATCGAAAGATTGACCAGATTTCGAAGGATCAaacaaaattcaaatttcaaattttcatgcttcgaaatttgcgaaagttggtcacctaccacatcaacttttctgACACCTGTCGTACTTTCTGTCCTTGTGTCAGGACCATCGAAGGATAACTTtcgacctcgaaagatcatccttcgatcaaggagattcgaaagatgaacaggagtgctcgaaagatcatcagttcttcgAAGGATCAAAAGGTTCGTCGAAGGATcaaaaagacttcgaaggatcaagTCTGAGGTGTACGAAGGATCAGCCATGTCCAACTTCGAAAGGTGTTCGAAAGATctgtgacatgtgctcgaaagatgctcgaaagatatgtgacatgtgctcgaaagacttcgaaagatcatctttcgaagctgtcttggtgtttatctttcgtttgatgcagatgtttcgaaggatccagatgttgtggaattttatgaactcagacagtgtgttggggttaatcatttaattcacttggagtcgggtcgggtgttcgcaaggattattcataccgggcttcaaagtttcaacatcaaaattcgtacgggatttgggaacacgcggggtgatgcagcatgatgaacacaagagatgatgaagacttgatgtttgaaaatgtggggtagtcacggttaccgatgcaatgacaaatatggtaacgcgactattatgggccaaaaacaacacgatatgttcgcttccgcgcatcagtatttatgattgttaccggttattcggaaatgttcgaaaggactttgtttattgtcatattctcgcatttgaagacgtacgtatgaacctggaacgtctataccggtcctaacgagttcacaaagactttggtctttggggggatacaagtcagatcctacggggtaccaggggacgttcttattcaactagtctatgcaaagaagaaagtcatgttcgtgaattttcggaaccgagaacattcaatgaagattgatgacagttccgctcagtggagggaattggtgaacatttgacgacagtttctttgaagtggaaagaatctgttaaggtttagagatcttaccaaagaaatggggggataaaaattttcaaatgttgaatttcttcggtaaaattctaaacgcaatcacaggtggtagaggtTGTGATTTTCAGGTGTTACAAACGGTtatgcgtggaatgttttgcacagacgcttgaagatcaagacttgatgcagctgtttaagaatggaacctttatcatatgccggttggagtattggaagatcagcggaagatcggtcaattgatccttttgaggaaattgcacaacactcaacacggatacgcgtactttgagggggaaatcttatacaatgagcatcaggatactacttacctggatcatcggtcaagggggaattcgtcaacacagagaagatgattacttgactgaagattgatgattgcagttgcattttcagcattcgacagcaacggacaagggggaatttgttgatgcagattttgtgtccgatgcttgtcgaatagaatagttttattttatgctgaatttgtaatagttagtgaaacggtcaaacaaacgtgtatagacccgctcgtttgaagtggtcaaacgagagggttgttggtttgactgtgtgtgtgtgttgctagacaaagttgctgtgttgtcattggtgtcgaaggataaggcatcgaaggattatgaatatccttcgatgagctcgaaagatacccatcgaaggatggacctcgaaggatatcgaaggatatcattcgaggtatgtgagtatctttcgaagactgtctgatcgaaggatgatgtttcgaccagtcagtctgatccttcgacctgcagtgtttgttttggtataaataccaacactttgtcatttgcaacacaagagtgagagcacaagtgtgtgctagagagagaatggaggtctgagacctcaccgggagaaatcaccacttggtttctccccggatgtatacttctttggtattagttcggttgtcatgtaaccgggccgacttgtaatgtttactaccggattaatacaaagtttgttatgtttatcctctcttatctcttccatctttgaacattatcatgaaaatcacggtttcggtcccgaaaccgGACCTACAAAAAGCACATTACCTGTAAGGATTgaagcaacagcaacaacaggggTGGCTGCATGACTGCCAGCTGGCAATGGAGAAGAAGACAAGATTGTACTGGCTTTTGGAGCTGGTCTTCGGCCCGTGATCTGAACTATTGTCGTGAGAGAGCGTTTCCTCGACTTGATCCAGGACTGTAGCTACCTGTAAAAAATAACTAATTAATTTTCATTGAGAATTCTCTCTCTTCATATTTTAATATTCAATGCTTCCCTCTGCGTTAAAAAGATCAACGCAACTATTCATGATAAATGAACTTACTCATATATAGAAGTTGCAAAAATCAATTAGAGAGATGATCATTTACAATATGAAAACCATTTAAAGTGAGTATTGAATTGAAAAGTGCAGATCATAGagatttgcaaaaaaaaaaaaaaaaaaaaaaaaaaaaaaagattagatTAACCTCTATGGTACTTCTAGGATCTGAAGGCTGAACATAAGAAGGTGGCTCCTTCGCCATGGAGTCCCTCCACTTTGGATCAATCTTGTTGGACTCTGCACAAGCAACAAGCGAAATTAGTACCGTCCTCAACTTAACAAGTTAAAAATGAATATCAACTAAGTAAGAAACCAAAAAATGGATTCAAGAATAATGTTGATTGCTCAAGTGCATAACAATATAAATTACTCAATGTACTGCCTGGTTCAAATTATGTAACACACTCTAATTTGAGGTGTTATAAGAAGATGCAGAAAGTTTTCTGGTTTATCCCAAAATTTTGAAACATAGATCCCCCTGGATCCGCTAAATTTCACTAAATTTGAGGTGTTATAAGAAGATACACTaaatttcttcatttttttccaaatcgagggggttcccgggaaccccctggatccgccactgtacAATACTAACATAAATCATTGCACATGATGAATTAAAATAGATTTTGGATGACTCTCAACCCATTTGAATCATCACCCTTTTAGCTAATTATTCTAATCTGACCCGTTCGAGATTCAACACAACCCAAATCAACCCATGCAAAAGTAAATGGGTTAAATTTCCACATAAGACTTTGTGAATATCTTTTCAGTTTTATTACCAGAATGCATAAATAAGGGAATAATGCATTTGAAATATATTTCAAATGCATTATTGAATAAAATCTTTTATaattgaaataaaataaaatgaaattcACTTTTAGATAAATAGCACTATGATCGGGAGAATTATTGCAAATAAAGTTTCAGGTCCATCAACTTTAAGAGCGGGAGAATTATTGCAAATAAAGTTTCAGGTCCATCAACTTTAAGGAAGAGCATGATTCATGTGTAAATCCTTTAATGTTTCTATCTTTATATTCAACAACGATCCATCCATCTTCCTAAACTAACCCAACTTCAATTTATATCCATCATATAAAATCATTTCATCAGTCGTGTCTTTCAATTCCCTGGAGTTATGGAGCACAGCCCAACAACTCAGTATCTCCGACTTCTAGATGAACTCAGTACCGGTGACTGCAGAATTCCTGGCTATGTTACTAGTACATTGCTAAAATACGCGCAACCTATATACCGATCAGAAAGAGAAAAAAAGTACAGCGAACCTATGGTTTGGATTGGGTTGTATATCGCGTGTGCATCTCTTGTTTGCATCCTTACTATGGTGGCTGATTTATTACATGGCATGCGTAGGGGGAAGCTATGGTTCCCGTGCAAGTATTTTAGAATCAATTCTGCCTTTCTCACTGTAATATCCGTTGCAATGAAGTTACCGGTGGATCTAAGTGGTTCCATGCCTGGTGATGTGGACCAAGTGGCAAAGCTCGGAAGCATGGCCTTCATGTGCACCATGATGGCTAATTTATTGCCTTGTTTATCAACCATGGACAACAATGCACTCTGGTCGAACATCACAGCTTTGTGTCTTCTTGTGATCACAATGGTTGTGAATATTTGCATTCAAATACAAACAGGAGTTGTGTCCTATAAAGAAGTTGCCCCTATTATCAACGTTATTTCCCCCTTATATGAGGTTAAAATTAACAAAGATCGTAATATCATACTAGCCTCCATTTATGTGACTTTGTTACTTTGGTTGTTGCTAGTACATGTATGTTCATGTTTAGCgattctaaaatccaaaaagattatAGAATCAAAATACCAACAAGGTCACGATCGAGCTTTGAAAGAAATCAAACAGTCATCAGGAGAATTGTTAACAGTTGAGCAGCTGCAAAAACATGTGAAGAACCACTGGATCATGGCAGGAAGTGGCAGCCCCCAATTCATAACAGCTTGCTTTCGTACCACATCTGCTTCTGGGGTAATATGTGTTTTTGTCACCATCTTACATACTCTTACTATGTTCTGGAGTATTGATGCTATTATGGAAGAGGACTGTGATTCAGATTATGGTCGATCCATGATAGCAATTGTGATAGTACAGTTTATTGGAGTCGTGATTGGTACAATTGCACCACTTTCTCGATGTTTTGCAGCCTTAAGCTTTAAAGTGTCCCTCAAAATAGTTTCAAACGATTttaaggtttttaaactaaaGAGCTACTGGACATCGAAGTTATATGACTGGAAACGTGCTAGTTTAAAGCTCCCATTTCGTAACCACAGTCTCAGCGTCATCATCGAGACTTCGAAAAAGCTAATTCTCTACATTTGTATAGAATTCCAGGGGGGATTTGTTGTGGTATGCAAGATACTAGCCTTGATACCATTTGTATTCATTATATGTGTCTTGTATTGTTTTCGTTGTTTGAAGTGGTTATTACATAAATATTGCTTTAGTTCATCATTCAAACAGTTTAGTTCATTGGAAGAAAAGACCAACTTCTTGGAACGAAACGAAGATCTTCGTCCATATGTTTTGCAACTTGAAGATGAGATGGAGCTTGCAAAGAGAACATTGGAGGGCCTTTCAAAATCTGTGAACCGATTGATCCAAAATGGTGAAAAGAGCCACGCCAACGATAATCTCATGAGGCTAATTGAACAAAACCCTGCCAGAGGTTTCCTGGGAGTTGCGGAGTTTGACAACACAGATGAGTATGACATGCAACATGTTCCATTTTTACTACTAAAAGTAGAACATCAAAATTGTTGGAGCTTACCGGTGGTAACCCTAACTACCATCGCGATTTTGCTTCCTAAAATAAAAAAGGTGGACGTTGATAACTTGTTGAAAGGTGTGGAGGAAGGTCTGCGATACGTCAAACTTGTTGAAGAAAACCTGAACGCTACCAATGACTTTGTAAGCGTTCAAGAGGCTGCAAAAACTTTGTGGAAAGAAGTTGACATCGACCACAAATGGTTAGGACACAAGTTGCAAGACCCCTCTTCTCAAGTGAAAACCACTAGACAGATTGTTGAATGGTTCAGGGATACATCTGAAAACATAGTTTACTCGGAGGTCGCAAGTAGGAAAGATGATTCCAAAGGCAGGTCTATGTGTGCCAACTCAATGTATCGTATAACCAAAACGATATTGAGTACCAACAGTGCCAACATTGATGATGAGGATAGCCAAAAGGAACTATTTGGTAACTTATCATCAATGATCACTGACATAATCACTGCTTGTCTCACAAACTTACCTCAAGTCATTGAGATGAAATGCCACACTAGTGCAATAGAGATAAGGGAGGCCAGTGTCAAAGACGCAGCCCGACTTCTGGGTGAGTCTACAAAAATAATCGAAACACTTCAACGTCATGGTATTTCAGGCATGAATCCAAGTGACTTGCCATTTATCCATAAATGGCGTGCTTATTTAAGGAATCATTAATTCCTTAAATTTCAATGTTAAGTTCATGTTTATATGTTTTCATCGTCTGGTTTCCTCTCATAGCATCTAAATGTATGTTAATCAAGTCCTTGGTTCTCATAGTAATTTCTACTCTTTTTTTCCAACTTCTATTATATCTTTTAAGCAGTAAGTACTATGCATTATACATTTCTCAAGGTTATTGCTTAAATTGGTTTTGTATTGAATGCTTGCTTTGTATATAGGTGAGTTCGCACTAAGATCACTAAAGTCATTCAATTCGTTGATGACTACAATATGTGTTCACCAATGAATTGTTGGAGATTGTTTGAATAATTGAATGTGTTTCTGCAGATTTCTTAGACGATAATGTTCATAAATGAATTGATAATTGCAAATCTGATAATacaaagatatatatatatatacgtacataCATAGGGATATATATTGTAACTGCCCTATAATAtaacttaataataataataaccataTCTAGCTtatctatatttatatatatatatataatgccgGACATATATGTATCCATATATATCTAACaccctcccgtaagctagatTACTTCAGGTGACATGCGAAGAAGCTCCTTAAGTCGAATGAAGTCCTTTGGTTGGAATGCTTTGGTCATAATATCAGCTATCTGATCCTTCGTTGCACAAAAGATGACATTTAATTCTCTTTTCTTGATAAGATCTCTGATAAAATGATACTTAACCCTTATATGTTTGCTCTTTCCATGATAAACAGGATCCCTAGCCAAACATATTGTGGACTTATTGTCACAGTATAAAGGAATTGAGGAATCATTATTTTCTTGTAGGTCATCTAAAATTCCCTTAATCCATAAAGCTTGACAACCTGCCAGCGATAATGCCATGTATTCTGCTTCCGTTGACGATAAAGCTACTACCTTTTGTTTCTTTGACTGCCATGAGATGGGACCTGAACCTAAATGAAATATATATCCGGAGGTGCTCTTGCTATCATCCATATCTCCTGCATAGTCACTATCACTGAAACCTACAAGAACTTTCTTTCCTCCTTTTGAGTATGTAATTCCTTGGTTTTGTGTTCCTTTGATGTATCTAAGTATTCGTTTAGCTGCTTCCCAGTGATTCCTCCTTGGATTTTCCATAAATCTACTAACTTTGCTGAccgcaaacatgatgtctggtctcgTATTGGTAAGATACATTAAACTTCCTACTAGGCTTCGATACACACCTTCGTCTACAAACTCTTCTGGGTCATCCTTTGATAATCTCAATCCATATTCCATAGGTGTGGATACAGTATTGCATTGTTTCATTTTATATTTGTGTAACAGATTTCTCATATACTTCCTTTGGGACAGTATGATATTTCCATTTTCATAAAGTACTTCCATACCCAAGAAATAATGTAATCTTCCCATATCAGTCATTTCGAACTCCTTATTCATTGACTCTTTGAACTCCCGTAATTAAGTACATAGAACTACATGCAATGATTAAATCATCGACATATAAGCATATCACTAATTTCCCTTTGTTAGTGTCTTTTTATATACAACGTATGCTCATATGCACTTTTCTTAAATTCATGTTGTAAGAAGTATGAGTCTATGCGACTGTACCatgctcttggtgcttgtttgaGACCATAGAGAGCTCGTTGGAGATGACATACCTTTCGTTCTTCTCCTTGTTTAATGTAGCCTTGAGGTTGTTCTATGTAGACTTGTTCATTCAGTTTTCCATTCAGAAAAGCTGTCTTAACATCCATTTGATGAAGATACCATCCATAATGTGCAGCTAGAGCTAACACTATTCGAACTGTTTCAAACCTTATTACGGGTGCAAATACCTCTTGATAATCTATACCATATTTCTGCCTGTATCCTTTTACTATAATCTGGCTTCTGATGTTTTGGTGGATCCACCAGTACCCAAGTGTGATTTTTATTAATAGAATCCATTTCCCTGTCCATTGCTTCTATCCATTTTGTATCTTTACTTGCTTCTTCATAACTCGTCGGATCTGTACTTGCATAGTGAACAAAATTCACCACTTGATTTTGGTTATATTTCTGTAACACTTCTGCATTCGTGAGTTTTCTGGTATTGCGATATACATTCCTGATGCTTTTAGTTTTAATGACTTCATTTTCTGAATCTGTAGATGAAGTGTCACCATTGTTTTGTTGATCTTGATCAGTATTTTGTTGTTGTGCTTCATCTGTCCTGTCCCTGAGTCACTAAAAACTTGTTGATCATTATTGGTTGCTTCTTGATTTTGTTCTCCATTTATGTTATCTGCTGTGGGGTTATCAATTTCCTGTTCTTGGTTCTTGTTTTTCTCTCCATCATGTTGAGTTGGTATCTCCTCTCCATCAGTGATAACAAATGGCGCGTTTGATCCTTCACCTTCGAAAACCCATCTTTTATTTTCATCAAAGATCACATCACACTGATAATAATCTTGTTAGTTTGAGGGTTATATAGTTTGTAACCCTTGCTAGCTTCACTATATCCaacaaatattgtttttattgttttgttgGATAATTTGTCTCTGTGTTGTTTGGGTACAAGAGCATAAGCTAGACAACCAAACACTTTCAGATGTTCTACATTTGGTTTCTGTCCATTCCAGGCTTCAAAAGGAGTAATGTTTGGTCTGGTCTGCGTAATTGTTCGATTCAGAATGTAAGTAGAGCATGCTACAGCTTCTGCCCAGTAACAGTTAGGTAATTGCTTAATATTCATCATGCTTCTACTTAGTTCCATTAAAGTCCTATTCTTTCGTTCGGCTACTCCgttttgttgaggagtatagCTGTTAGTAAGTTGATGTCAAATTCCATTGAGTCTCAGATACTCCTGAAACGATTTGCTGCAATATTCTCCTCCGCGACCCGTTCTTAAAGTTTTGATTACATGATCCGACTGCTTCTCATTCAAGACTTTAAAATTCTTGAAGTGATATAGTGCCTCGGATTTAAATTTGAGAAAGTATACCCATGTTTTTCGAGTGTAATCATCGATGAATGTGATAAAGTATCTGCATCCACCGATGGATTCTGTTCTCATTGGACCACATATGTCAGAATGAACTAATTGTAGTGGTTCAGTTGCTTGCCAGACCATTTTCTTTTGAAATGGTTTCCTGGCATGTTTTCCAGATATGCATCCTTCACATACACTATCATCCTTCTTCATCTTTGGTAGTCCAAATACTAATTCCTTGTTTTTCATCTCAATCAGAGTATCCATGTTCACATGCCCATAGCGTCTGTGCCATAGATATGAGGAATCGTAGATAGTCATATTCATGGCATATTGCAGATCTCTTTCGAGATGTAACAGAAACATCTTATTGTTGGTCATCTTAACAATACCAAGAAATTCATTATTCGAATCTTTGATAACGCATCTATCTCCTTTGAACGTAACTTCATATCCTTTCCTTATGAGTTGACCTACGATTAACAGGTTATGTTTCAAACCCTTTACATAAAATACATCTGGTATCTTCCTTTCTCTTCCTCTAATAGTAATAGAGACATCTCCGCTGCCTAATACTTCCAACCGTTTATCGTCTCCTGTTCTCACCTCCTTTTTTAATGATTCATCAAGGTGAGAGAAGAATTCTCGGTTAACACTCATGTGGTTACTGCAGCCACTGTCAAGATACCAACAGTCACTTCTGACTGTCTCTTCCATGTTGAATATCATGAACATAGTGTCATTTTGTTCATCGGCTTCATCTT from Helianthus annuus cultivar XRQ/B chromosome 10, HanXRQr2.0-SUNRISE, whole genome shotgun sequence harbors:
- the LOC110883540 gene encoding uncharacterized protein LOC110883540; the protein is MEHSPTTQYLRLLDELSTGDCRIPGYVTSTLLKYAQPIYRSEREKKYSEPMVWIGLYIACASLVCILTMVADLLHGMRRGKLWFPCKYFRINSAFLTVISVAMKLPVDLSGSMPGDVDQVAKLGSMAFMCTMMANLLPCLSTMDNNALWSNITALCLLVITMVVNICIQIQTGVVSYKEVAPIINVISPLYEVKINKDRNIILASIYVTLLLWLLLVHVCSCLAILKSKKIIESKYQQGHDRALKEIKQSSGELLTVEQLQKHVKNHWIMAGSGSPQFITACFRTTSASGVICVFVTILHTLTMFWSIDAIMEEDCDSDYGRSMIAIVIVQFIGVVIGTIAPLSRCFAALSFKVSLKIVSNDFKVFKLKSYWTSKLYDWKRASLKLPFRNHSLSVIIETSKKLILYICIEFQGGFVVFSSLEEKTNFLERNEDLRPYVLQLEDEMELAKRTLEGLSKSVNRLIQNGEKSHANDNLMRLIEQNPARGFLGVAEFDNTDEYDMQHVPFLLLKVEHQNCWSLPVVTLTTIAILLPKIKKVDVDNLLKGVEEGLRYVKLVEENLNATNDFVSVQEAAKTLWKEVDIDHKWLGHKLQDPSSQVKTTRQIVEWFRDTSENIVYSEVASRKDDSKGRSMCANSMYRITKTILSTNSANIDDEDSQKELFGNLSSMITDIITACLTNLPQVIEMKCHTSAIEIREASVKDAARLLDFLDDNVHK